In Moorella sp. Hama-1, a single genomic region encodes these proteins:
- a CDS encoding NAD(P)/FAD-dependent oxidoreductase, producing MKQTDVLVIGGSAAGLTAAITAKRYFKDKKVTLVRKEEKVLIPCGIPYIFGTVGSPEKNLIPESMLDNNGIELVIDEVTEIDRHSKAASLLNSGSLIYDKLILATGSSPVVPPVKGAGLEGVFVVKKDVAYLEQLKSALDKARNLVIVGGGFIGVELADECRKGRELNVTIIELLPHCLALAFDDEICALAEEKLRSQGINIITGTKVEEFLGDGKVEQVRLSNGEILPADVVIFGIGVAPNIELAQKAGLKVDNRFGIWVDDYMRTSDASIFAIGDCAEKSSFFGHGPSLIKLASVATHEARVAGANLFGLRRARGAAVGVFSTIVGDLALGSVGLTERAAREAGIEVVTGNAKAPDRHPGSMPGARELGVKLIFTIDTGVIVGGQAYGGAAVGELTNLLAAAVQHKMRADELETMQVGTHPALTASPIAYQVTNAAEDAVLKLRS from the coding sequence TTGAAGCAAACGGATGTATTGGTTATCGGCGGGAGTGCGGCGGGTCTTACGGCAGCCATTACTGCCAAAAGGTATTTTAAGGACAAAAAGGTTACCCTGGTACGTAAGGAAGAAAAGGTTTTGATACCGTGCGGTATTCCTTATATTTTTGGTACTGTCGGGAGTCCCGAAAAGAATCTAATCCCTGAGAGCATGCTCGATAATAATGGTATTGAACTGGTCATTGATGAAGTTACAGAAATTGACCGGCACAGTAAGGCTGCCTCTTTGTTGAACTCTGGCAGCCTCATCTATGATAAACTCATCCTGGCTACAGGTTCGTCTCCTGTTGTCCCCCCGGTAAAGGGTGCCGGCCTGGAAGGCGTTTTCGTAGTCAAAAAAGATGTGGCCTATCTTGAACAACTAAAAAGCGCCCTGGACAAAGCGAGAAATTTGGTTATCGTCGGTGGCGGGTTCATAGGGGTTGAGTTAGCCGATGAATGCCGGAAAGGGCGAGAACTGAATGTTACCATCATTGAACTTTTACCCCATTGCCTGGCCCTGGCATTTGATGATGAGATCTGCGCCCTGGCGGAGGAAAAGCTGCGTTCTCAGGGGATAAACATTATCACCGGGACTAAAGTAGAAGAATTTCTGGGTGACGGCAAAGTAGAGCAAGTTAGACTTTCCAATGGCGAAATCCTGCCTGCCGACGTAGTTATCTTTGGTATCGGCGTGGCACCCAATATTGAACTGGCCCAAAAGGCGGGACTGAAAGTTGACAACCGTTTCGGTATCTGGGTTGATGATTATATGCGCACCAGTGACGCCAGTATCTTCGCCATTGGCGATTGCGCCGAAAAAAGCTCGTTTTTCGGTCACGGGCCGTCGCTCATCAAATTGGCTTCGGTAGCTACCCATGAAGCCCGGGTAGCCGGAGCCAACCTGTTCGGCCTCAGGCGGGCCAGGGGGGCGGCAGTAGGAGTATTTTCAACGATTGTCGGCGACCTGGCCCTGGGGTCGGTAGGCCTGACGGAAAGGGCGGCCCGGGAAGCAGGTATAGAGGTCGTAACAGGTAACGCGAAGGCGCCTGACCGGCATCCGGGGAGTATGCCGGGGGCCAGAGAGCTGGGCGTAAAACTGATCTTTACTATAGATACCGGCGTTATTGTAGGCGGCCAGGCTTATGGCGGCGCTGCCGTGGGGGAACTGACCAACCTGCTGGCGGCTGCCGTGCAGCATAAGATGCGGGCGGACGAACTGGAAACCATGC
- a CDS encoding ISNCY family transposase: protein MSAKESRRVFVIEQAVKGKITNRQAAEVLDLSERQVIRLKERMEAEGVAGLAHKNRGRTPKKAAPKETREKVVMLARGPLRDASCQQVAELLEEFYGITLSAKTVGRILKGAGIPLAHTHRSPKRQKSRDRLPQAGLLSQVDASPFAWLEDRGPELSLHGSIDDATSKVQGLHFELHECLHGYLQLLLQLVQNFGVPRSLYSDRHTIFFSPKEDRLSIEEELAGQTAPLTQFGRALTELGINHIPARSPQAKGRVERLWGTLQGRLMIELRLAGISTLEAANAFLPGFIERFNRRFAVTPANPEPAYAPCPAPARLKQILSLRQERKASRGSSISYLGHTYQLLDTGNTVVPLRPRATVEVLTHLDGSFSALYGGNCYALQEFTQPPKVIAEGPKKAPASKAHKPAPDHPWRRMPINQTKKAAPLPNDNPLPVSQGG from the coding sequence TTGAGTGCCAAAGAGTCGCGTAGGGTGTTTGTAATCGAGCAAGCCGTTAAAGGCAAAATCACTAACCGGCAAGCTGCTGAGGTTCTGGACTTAAGTGAACGCCAGGTCATCCGCTTGAAGGAGAGGATGGAGGCTGAAGGTGTTGCGGGCCTGGCTCATAAAAACAGAGGTCGGACGCCCAAGAAGGCTGCGCCTAAAGAAACTAGAGAAAAGGTGGTCATGTTGGCCCGGGGCCCTCTTCGTGATGCTAGCTGCCAGCAGGTAGCTGAGCTCCTGGAGGAGTTCTATGGTATAACCCTTTCTGCTAAGACTGTTGGCCGGATCCTGAAGGGGGCTGGTATTCCTTTGGCCCATACCCACAGGTCGCCCAAACGCCAGAAATCGCGTGACCGTTTACCCCAGGCGGGCCTGCTTTCTCAGGTCGACGCCAGCCCTTTTGCTTGGCTGGAGGATCGCGGCCCGGAACTTTCTTTGCACGGTTCCATTGACGATGCTACCAGCAAGGTTCAAGGGTTACATTTTGAACTTCATGAGTGCCTCCACGGCTACTTGCAGCTGCTGTTACAACTGGTGCAAAACTTTGGGGTACCTAGAAGTTTATACAGCGACCGTCACACTATTTTCTTTTCACCTAAGGAGGACAGGCTCTCGATCGAGGAGGAACTGGCTGGCCAGACTGCTCCTTTAACGCAATTTGGCCGGGCCCTTACCGAGCTGGGGATCAATCATATACCCGCTCGTTCCCCCCAGGCTAAAGGGCGCGTGGAGCGCCTCTGGGGCACTCTGCAGGGCCGCCTGATGATTGAACTCCGCCTGGCTGGTATCTCTACCCTGGAGGCGGCCAACGCCTTCCTGCCGGGCTTTATCGAGAGGTTTAACCGGCGTTTCGCCGTTACCCCAGCCAACCCGGAACCGGCTTATGCTCCTTGCCCGGCGCCGGCTAGGTTAAAGCAAATCCTATCATTGCGCCAGGAACGCAAGGCGTCCCGCGGTTCTTCTATCTCCTACCTGGGTCATACCTACCAGTTACTGGATACCGGAAATACTGTCGTTCCTTTGCGCCCAAGGGCTACAGTAGAGGTGCTGACTCATCTGGATGGTTCTTTCAGCGCCCTTTACGGCGGTAATTGCTACGCACTGCAGGAGTTTACCCAGCCGCCCAAGGTGATAGCTGAAGGCCCTAAAAAAGCTCCGGCCAGTAAGGCTCATAAGCCTGCTCCGGATCATCCCTGGCGTCGGATGCCTATCAACCAGACTAAAAAAGCAGCGCCTTTACCCAATGATAATCCCTTGCCTGTTAGTCAAGGGGGGTGA
- a CDS encoding metal-sensitive transcriptional regulator: protein MDDTREEIVKRLQIVQGHVAGLVRMVERGEACPTVLHQLAAIRSAVYKITEMVLVIYADDCLDKFPQEKEGTGSSARELVKLLCQFLK from the coding sequence ATGGATGATACTCGTGAAGAGATAGTAAAACGTTTGCAGATTGTCCAGGGGCATGTGGCCGGACTGGTGCGCATGGTAGAGAGGGGAGAAGCTTGCCCTACCGTGTTGCACCAACTCGCAGCCATTCGCTCAGCTGTGTATAAAATTACGGAAATGGTACTAGTAATTTACGCGGATGATTGCCTGGATAAGTTTCCCCAAGAAAAAGAGGGCACTGGTTCCAGTGCTCGGGAACTGGTTAAACTTTTATGCCAGTTTTTAAAGTAG
- a CDS encoding DUF4405 domain-containing protein, which translates to MNKSKLNYAVDMGLLLAFSSLALSGLSLWPFRPIFFTRHGWRGVHRLAALFTLGMATVHILLHGRWIAKMTRMVFEGSHITSYGCIPEAPN; encoded by the coding sequence ATGAATAAGTCTAAGCTTAACTATGCCGTGGACATGGGACTTTTGCTGGCGTTTAGCAGTCTTGCTTTATCCGGTCTATCCCTTTGGCCATTTCGGCCAATATTTTTTACCCGCCACGGCTGGAGGGGAGTTCACCGGTTGGCGGCATTATTTACTTTGGGAATGGCAACAGTTCATATACTTCTTCACGGGCGCTGGATTGCTAAGATGACAAGAATGGTTTTTGAAGGGTCCCACATCACGAGCTATGGCTGCATACCAGAAGCCCCTAATTGA
- a CDS encoding HD-GYP domain-containing protein encodes MFPWIHGSNLHGVYHDIIECLTAALEARDPYSEAHSERVADMSLDLAREIGLKGAWLEHIHMAAHLHDIGKIGVPDQILRKPGRLLPHEWAVIQRHPEIGYNILKKSRRLRSIALLVLHHHERWDGKGYPEGLKGEAIPLGSRIIALCDAIDAMTSKRPYRPAFTWQQSWEEVVANKAIQFDAVLVEVAETLWPVWEKRWSAKKAG; translated from the coding sequence ATGTTCCCGTGGATACATGGGAGTAACCTGCATGGGGTCTACCATGATATTATTGAATGTTTAACGGCCGCATTGGAAGCCAGGGATCCTTATAGTGAGGCTCACTCGGAACGAGTTGCTGATATGTCATTGGATTTAGCCAGGGAAATCGGTTTAAAGGGTGCGTGGCTGGAGCATATACATATGGCCGCCCATTTGCACGACATTGGTAAAATTGGGGTACCGGACCAGATCTTGCGCAAGCCGGGTCGGCTTTTGCCCCACGAATGGGCGGTTATCCAGCGCCACCCGGAAATAGGTTATAATATCTTAAAAAAATCGCGGCGGTTAAGATCAATAGCTCTATTAGTTCTTCACCACCACGAGCGCTGGGACGGCAAGGGTTACCCCGAAGGCTTAAAAGGAGAAGCCATCCCTTTAGGCTCACGTATTATTGCCCTTTGCGATGCCATTGATGCCATGACCTCCAAACGGCCCTATCGCCCAGCTTTTACCTGGCAACAGTCCTGGGAAGAAGTTGTGGCCAACAAAGCCATACAGTTCGATGCGGTGTTGGTGGAGGTAGCGGAGACATTGTGGCCCGTGTGGGAAAAAAGGTGGTCGGCGAAAAAGGCTGGATAG
- a CDS encoding DUF2325 domain-containing protein, whose protein sequence is MSILIVGGDRLGNIPNNLKSLGFTEIEHLSGRKMGHIAVNLPREIDAILVFIDYVNHGLALKIKKDAQKKGVKTIFARRSWSNIAKTWEAFKTG, encoded by the coding sequence ATGTCTATTTTAATCGTTGGCGGTGACCGTTTGGGCAATATACCAAACAACCTCAAAAGCCTTGGGTTTACTGAAATCGAACATTTAAGCGGGCGAAAAATGGGCCATATTGCTGTCAATTTGCCACGGGAGATAGATGCCATACTCGTATTTATTGACTATGTGAATCATGGGCTGGCTTTAAAGATCAAAAAAGATGCCCAGAAAAAAGGGGTGAAAACAATTTTTGCCCGGCGGTCCTGGTCGAATATAGCTAAAACCTGGGAGGCCTTTAAAACTGGCTAA